A section of the Oscarella lobularis chromosome 15, ooOscLobu1.1, whole genome shotgun sequence genome encodes:
- the LOC136196378 gene encoding uncharacterized protein, producing the protein MMMMSLSYFALFFALLTQAGQSSTVDSESLLRRDVANWTEIARSPLRLRRDFLAPNGDENAPLSERMHVFGTIVDKESEFVRCEGVLLSDRIVLTVSKCFENPLSKKRIDAKTLAFRFLQSTFSIEKYSFQDDFPFSVALLKESTQSTHVPHAYAFPMWTGAWQTKDTDWLILPELLNSHPYQLSSYYTATNKLKEDISNALKSCQFADRANMIALRCVHNFAIRNGASFFRQITNNPLTRAVAVPALVFKDASESCAMSKSHTKVLSLFSFFKPVNSVYYCGPRFTYDHARIIITEANKLGSGVSVSDLDVIPNGRIFGSMNINGVSRLERDLGTSVKETLVEIFRATDIMAVQEIPSMSPQLDNELKTLHYDRASKKWPMSKTEKIPGRRRLHRKIEIPYESGTDFYYRSSVVDTEKCFELSVISAYGIYCRFRYKPVQKKEQQCFHFFNVHLAFHAIVRPDQLQNLRKQIDDELSSAPECKNVLIGGDFNIGGVKEMHDVIRTLSDMRFHDTGDTTPKDSSKSSESHYDHLLVSHSTRLLHQYYPEAQPGERLNELYKKFVPSSEFRQNKPFARSYDLSDHLPVRFQDPSTNAKIGTWNLQYFNLFRVNVNLPDEKEFKHKVAYTRVFDRFHILALQELSGLASNLYGKMLKVSSETKELGIAYDSNYVTLVECRDLKVPFRRGMFGCTFETNKKRVTVFSVHVENAFNTLAASRLYQARAQEFAKEEAEKGRDVGKVYLAGDFNMDKPAGSEPCKHRDGDSSWEYTRIPSKHIRDYVWDSESHTPGIENCEVLNPELMKDDNGNYIISNGSTERMPLFASWKEISDHLPVMVEFNTE; encoded by the exons atgatgatgatgtcgCTTTCGTATTTTGCACTCTTCTTCGCGCTGCTGACGCAAGCCGGGCAATCGTCAACAGTCGACTCGGAGTCTCTCCTTCGCAGAGATGTGGCGAATTGGACGGAGATCGCTCGAAGTCCCTTGCGCTTGCGTCGAGATTTTCTCGCGCCGAATGGTGATGAAAATGCACCTTTATCTGAACGCATGCACGTGTTCGGAACGATCGTGGACAAGGAGTCCGAGTTCGTGCGTTGCGAAGGTGTTCTTCTATCGGATCGGATCGTACTGACTGTCTCTAAGTGCTTTGAGAACCCTCTCTcgaaaaaacgtattgatgCGAAAACGCTAGCGTTTAGATTTCTTCAATCGACTTTTTCGATCGAAAAGTATTCGTTTCAAGACGATTTCCCTTTCTCGGTTGCACTTCTCAAAGAATCAACTCAATCTACACACGTACCCCACGCCTACGCGTTTCCTATGTGGACTGGCGCGTGGCAGACGAAAGATACCGATTGGCTCATCTTGCCGGAGCTGTTAAATAGCCATCCATACCAACTCTCCTCCTATTACACGGCCACAAACAAATTGAAAGAAGATATTAGCAACGCTCTGAAATCGTGTCAATTTGCAGATAGAGCTAATATGATCGCTCTCAGATGCGTACATAATTTCGCTATTCGCAACGGCGCTTCGTTTTTCCGGCAAATAACGAATAATCCACTGACTCGAGCTGTCGCCGTGCCGGCTCTAGTATTCAAAGACGCGTCTGAGTCATGCGCTATGTCAAAATCGCATACGAAAGTACTAAgtttattttcgttttttaaACCTGTGAATTCGGTTTACTATTGTGGGCCTCGGTTTACGTACGATCACGCTCGAATCATTATAACTGAGGCAAACAAATTAGGATCGGGCGTGTCAGTAAGCGACTTGGACGTCATTCCCAACGGACGTATAT TTGGCTCGATGAATATTAACGGAGTTTCGAGATTAGAACGAGATCTTGGCACTTCTGTTAAAGAAACGTTGGTCGAAATTTTCCGGGCAACGGACATCATGGCAGTTCAAGAAATTCCCTCTATGTCTCCACAATTAGATAATGAGCTGAAAACGCTCCACTATGACAGAGCGTCTAAGAAGTGGCCAATGTCAAAGACCGAAAAAATACCTGGTCGCCGTCGCCTACAT agGAAGATAGAGATACCTTATGAAAGCGGGACGGATTTCTACTACAGAAGCAGTGTTGTAGACACCGAAAAGTGTTTTGAACTTTCAGTTATCAGCGCTTACGGAATTTATTGTCGATTTAGG TATAAACCCGTACAAAAGAAAGAGCAACAGTGCTTTCACTTTTTCAATGTTCAtttggcgttccatgcgaTTGTAAGACCAGACCAATTACAAAATCTCCGAAAGCAAATAGACGATGAATTGAGCTCCGCGCCTGAGtgcaaaaacgttttgatAGGAGGCGACTTTAATATTGGAGGAGTAAAAGAAATGCACGACGTGATAAGGACGCT GTCAGATATGCGGTTCCACGACACCGGGGATACCACTCCAAAAGATAGCAGTAAGAGTTCGGAATCCCATTACGATCATCTGCTCGTGAGTCACAGCACGCGTCTACTTCACCAATATTATCCCGAAGCGCAACCAGGCGAAAGACTAAATGAACTTTACAAGAAATTTGTTCCCTCTTCAGAATTCCGACAAAATAAGCCTTTCGCGCGAAGTTACGATCTCAGCGATCATTTGCCTGTTCGCTTTCAAGATCCGTCTACGAATGCAAAAATTGGAACGTGGAATCTGCAATACTTCAACCTGTTTCGCGTCAACGTTAATCTGCCTGACGAAAAAGAGTTTAAACATAAAGTAGCGTATACGCGTGTCTTCGACCGTTTCCACATCCTAGCGCTTCAAGAGCTTTCGGGTTTGGCGTCGAATCTGTACGGAAAAATGTTGAAAGTGTCatcagaaacgaaagaactCGGCATTGCGTACGACTCGAATTATGTGACTCTAGTTGAATGCAGGGACTTGAAagttccttttcgtcgtGGGATGTTCGGATGCACATTTGAAACGAATAAGAAG cGAGTCACAGTCTTTTCTGTCCATGTCGAAAATGCCTTCAATACATTGGCAGCGAGCAGACTTTATCAAGCTCGTGCACAGGAGTTTGCCAaggaagaagcagaaaaagGTAGAGACGTAGGAAAGGTCTACTTAGCTGGCGATTTCAATATGGACAAACCGGCCGGAAGTGAACC GTGTAAGCACAGGGACGGCGATTCGAGCTGGGAGTATACTAGGATTCCATCGAAACATATTCGCGACTACGTTTGGGACAGTGAAAGCCATACGCCGGGAATTGAAAATTGCGAAGTACTGAATCCCGAGCTCATGAAAGATGACAACGGGAATTACATTATTTCGAACGGCAGCACGGAACGAATGCCATTGTTTGCAAGTTGGAAAGAAATTTCCGACCATCTGCCGGTCATGGTTGAGTTCAATACCGAATGA
- the LOC136195845 gene encoding uncharacterized protein, giving the protein MLVPDFGQTPAKTSESPLNFRVRNFEVDIDSGDWSIGTKEFPTWTIEKNVLAVSNVTASIRIHVDPSATEKVSIRGFDIAGTVRIGGTGIDLKFSQIGPNLYFLGAPTSGSIPVGSFVEWLGSKILPDALEEPLRKIGLERFTIEKARVVGTYGPSGFAFGISGTPTIARWGGFRCHFIATRYAALSYQRARTVYTFAIDLPRFELAGLVRTLTGGSVDLRDVPVLGSLTVPETGVVVSSDNVVPNLLPHLLDGNVRNAISSYIPKGVSVVAKIPFVSDHPAVIFLLKLGADAVSFSVRDPGRSLTLGNLINAIVPDFNVIELDVPPGVSDLLDVQMTRFDLITKPMTLAAEFRLDSKIDVIPGYFSIVNPSIDINMTLSKPRSFGFQAGGYLKFGSGDFDVQIRQAPSGKGFVVTAQHTEIDIGKIIEKFNANFLPSTLSSALQAASIIDFKILEPRLSVKVAENFQVEFSGRPQIADWDGVRLSGVVSKTTESVVMAGGFEFLNIGFASVVKKLTGVDVAALKLLDQSLRVAAIISPESMPGVRLRGEILEKISIKRGLSLVALFSFPSNCGGDRLCEFGKGTIGSKASFQLEATISSVAQFEISAGVDNIRLSDSIELRECALFFDVGKETSAGIRATLALSDPQLEFTGELSGGVEGITFRFTMKGLWKRAFGISYLTLGNAILSGSLKPVYPFLTALELGASLSLGRLEVDVYVGLDVVDPFQNYFYGSVNRSLTMSDVLRAFHSSVRLPRVVAESGFPDGLHVSFSATSRVLSPSGISIPRGIVINGTVQILGFRLTADIDVNLPKNVKVMVTMTPLNLAKGLIKIFKSKNDRSNGPLLDIDMKVDGVPSVNVVANGYVNFLGGMIESEEQLLITNSLFVLNLRGALFVFEASLRIYASYGSLHAASFRVSGSIASRSLDALDTDASHIIDTGANEATLRVRRAEEKKNSASSFFESTAEKLRHARDKVNALCRIRKCECSWFLCVDLLACHAANAACHTERAIVYGALTVAEKAFEGAKAALDTAKAIYEGVKAAARVGLEAAAAIVAHTLSGLIDIKRMEFDVAIGLLESGYVNVRMNVSFLGRQETVQEFNVHLRSIRDVALDLADAIFPGITGRSRRDVTARLRRALPGYSRRHYLAGQYIRRPGVDEVAAVSRRKRERRSVSGGSGIRAKALARSEFRSQRAFQHAQRYMSAVLSRAELFKKRLRATANESMIPVHHFHVLAVDNERVKIVSAQEKCQQYHRLQSVLRQLPDTVEMEYRRLALLQRTFNARSDSYNHAFEEAELDRIIATNRSREALEVVGNISMEHRKVESESDGKLEAVALEAEELIRNATTLERREDEVYRKVREVLQLWNATASHQMTEQYSNGVKLIAAPLRQKILKKTGLSFEDYTVHIVNKISELYEEIDTSDTRYANASVIVSGLDVIRNKLLLLPTQTLEQAKKAADETLAEFHVMAETKVYCQSYN; this is encoded by the exons ATGCTCGTTCCCGACTTCGGTCAGACGCCAGCAAAGACGTCGGAGAGCCCTCTCAATTTCAGAGTGAGAAATTTCGAGGTCGATATCGATTCGGGCGACTGGTCGATCGGCACGAAAGAGTTTCCCACGTGGACAATAGAAAAGAACGTACTCGCCGTTTCGAACGTAACGGCATCTATTCGAATTCACGTGGACCCGTCGGCGACTGAAAAAGTCTCGATACGAGGCTTCGATATTGCTGGAACGGTTCGCATTGGGGGCACGGGAATCGATTTAAAATTCAGTCAAATCGGACCGAATTTATATTTTCTTGGTGCACCCACATCCGGTTCGATTCCGGTCGGAAGTTTCGTCGAGTGGCTCGGGAGTAAAATCTTACCCGACGCGTTGGAAGAGCCGCTTCGAAAGATCGGCTTGGAACGCTTTACTATCGAAAAAGCGCGCGTCGTTGGAACGTACGGGCCTTCGGGATTCGCGTTCGGAATTTCGGGGACCCCGACGATCGCCCGATGGGGCGGATTTCGATGTCACTTTATCGCGACGCGTTACGCGGCGCTTTCCTATCAGAGAGCGCGAACCGTTTACACGTTTGCGATCGATTTGCCGCGCTTCGAGCTCGCGGGTCTCGTGCGCACGCTAACGGGAGGAAGCGTCGACTTGCGCGACGTTCCCGTGCTCGGAAGCCTTACAGTACCCGAAACGGGCGTGGTCGTATCTTCGGACAATGTTGTGCCGAACTTACTGCCTCACCTTCTCGACGGAAACGTACGAAACGCGATCTCGAGTTATATTCCCAAAGGCGttagcgtcgtcgcgaagatACCGTTCGTATCTGATCATCCGGCtgttatttttcttctcaaactcggcgccgacgccgtgAGCTTCTCCGTTCGCGATCCAGGACGCTCGTTGACGTTGGGAAATCTAATTAACGCCATTGTCCCGGATTTTAACGTCATTGAACTCGACGTTCCGCCGGGCGTTTCGGATCTACTCGACGTTCAGATGACTCGGTTTGATTTAATCACCAAACCAATGACTCTTGCCGCTGAATTTCGACTCGactcgaaaatcgacgtaaTTCCCGGATACTTCTCAATAGTCAATCCTTCAATCGATATCAACATGACACTTTCGAAACCGCGAAGTTTCGGATTCCAAGCAGGCGGTTATCTCAAATTCGGATCAGGCGACTTCGACGTTCAAATTCGACAGGCTCCAAGTGGCAAAGGCTTCGTCGTCACAGCTCAACACACAGAAATCGATATAGgaaaaattattgaaaaattcaacgCCAACTTCTTGCCTTCGACTCTCTCCTCCGCACTCCAAGCGGCGTCGATAATCGATTTCAAGATTCTCGAACCGCGTCTCAGCGTCAAAGTGGCGGAAAATTTTCAAGTGGAATTTTCCGGTCGACCCCAGATCGCCGACTGGGATGGCGTTCGTCTCAGCGGCGTCGTTTCTAAGACGACCGAAAGCGTTGTCATGGCGGGAGGCTTTGAATTCTTAAACATCGGTTTCGCTTCCGTCGTTAAAAAATTGACGggtgtcgacgtcgccgctttgAAGTTGTTGGATCAATCGCTTCGAGTCGCCGCGATTATTTCGCCCGAGTCGATGCCCGGCGTTCGACTTCGCGGCGAAATATTGGAGAAAATTTCCATCAAACGAGGTCTCAGTCTAGTTGCTCTATTCTCGTTTCCTAGCAACTGCGGTGGCGATCGACTATGCGAGTTCGGCAAAGGAACGATCGGATCGAAGGCGAGTTTTCAACTTGAAGCGACTATAAGCTCCGTTGCCCAATTCGAAATTTCCGCCGGTGTCGACAACATTCGCCTGAGCGACTCAATCGAATTAAGAGAATGCGCTTTattcttcgacgtcggcaaAGAAACGTCGGCCGGCATTCGGGCAACGCTTGCCCTGTCGGATCCCCAACTCGAATTCACCGGAGAACTGAGCGGTGGAGTCGAGGGTATTACGTTTCGATTCACTATGAAAGGTCTATGGAAACGCGCCTTTGGCATTAGCTATCTCACCTTGGGAAACGCTATTTTATCCGGTAGTCTAAAACCGGTTTACCCCTTTCTCACGGCTCTCGAACTGGGCGCCAGTTTGTCGCTCGGTCGtctcgaagtcgacgtctaCGTGGGATTAGACGTCGTTGATCCGTTTCAAAATTATTTCTACGGATCAGTGAATCGTTCCCTGACGATGAGTGACGTCTTGCGCGCGTTTCATTCGAGCGTCCGCTTGCCGCGCGTCGTAGCCGAGAGCGGCTTTCCCGACGGTTTGCACGTTTCCTTTTCGGCTACGTCACGCGTTTTGAGTCCGTCTGGCATTTCTATACCCCGGGGTATCGTCATCAACGGCACCGTTCAAATTCTCGGCTTTCGTCTAACGGCCGATATCGACGTGAATCTTCCTAAAAACGTGAAAGTCATGGTTACCATGACGCCGCTCAATCTCGCCAAGGgactaattaaaattttcaaatcgaaaaacgatcgctCGAACGGACCTCTACTCGATATTGACATGAAAGTTGATGGCGTGCCttccgtcaacgtcgtcgcgaatgGATACGTAAATTTTCTTGGTGGTATgatcgaaagcgaagagcagCTACTTATCACGAATTCTCTGTTCGTGCTCAATCTTCGCGGTGCGCTTTTTGTGTTCGAAGCTTCGTTGAGAATCTACGCGTCGTACGGTTCGTTGCACgccgcgtcgtttcgcgttaGCGGTAGCATCGCTTCGCGGTCGCTCGACGCGTTGGATACAGACGCTAGTCATATTATTGATACGGGGGCTAATGAAGCGACGCTAAGAGTGCGTAGagccgaagagaaaaagaattctgcgtcgtcgttttttgaaTCTACAGCCGAAAAACTCCGTCACGCTCGAGACAAAGTCAATGCCCTGTGTCGCATCAGAAAATGCG AGTGCAGCTGGTTCTTATGCGTCGACTTACTGGCATGCCACGCAGCGAACGCTGCCTGCCACACTGAACGCGCCATCGTCTATGGGGCACtcaccgtcgccgaaaaAGCCTTTGAAGGTGCAAAGGCTGCGCTCGACACAGCCAAGGCAATATACGAAGGCGTCAAAGCGGCCGCGAGAGTCGGTCTCGAAGCGGCCGCGGCCATTGTCGCTCACACTCTAAGCGGTCTAATCGACATCAAACGAAtggaattcgacgtcgccatcGGTTTATTGGAGAGCGGCTACGTCAACGTCCGCATGAACGTCTCATTTCTTGGTCGTCAAGAAACAGTTCAGGAGTTCAACGTGCATCTTCGGAGCATCCGAGACGTGGCTCTCGATTTGGCCGACGCTATTTTTCCGGGCATCACcggacgaagtcgtcgtgacgtcaccgcgCGATTGCGTCGCGCGTTGCCGGGCTACAGCCGTCGTCACTACCTGGCCGGTCAGTACATTCGTCGGccgggcgtcgacgaagtggcGGCGGTATCGAGACGGAAACGAGAGCGGCGTAGTGTTTCTGGTGGTTCCGGTATTAGGGCCAAGGCCCTGGCAAGGTCGGAATTTCGCAGTCAACGGGCTTTTCAACACGCTCAACGTTATATGAGCGCGGTTCTGAGTCGTGCGGAGCTTTTTAAGAAGAGACTGAGAGCGACTGCAAACGAGTCGATGATTCCTGTGCATCATTTTCATGTCCTTGCCGTGGACAACGAGAGAGTGAAAATAG TTTCTGCTCAAGAGAAGTGTCAGCAATATCATCGTTTGCAGTCCGTTTTACGTCAACTTCCTGATACGGTTGAAATGGAGTATAGGAGATTGGCTCTACTACAGAGGACTTTCAACGCGAGGAGTGACAGTTACAATCACGCTTTCGAAGAAGCCGAACTGGATCGCATTATAGCGACCAACCGCAGTCGAGAGGCTCTGGAAGTCGTGGGAAACATTTCAATGGAGCATCGAAAGGTAGAAAGTGAAAGCGATGGCAAATTGGAAGCCGTTGCGCTCGAAGCGGAGGAGTTGATAAGAAATGCGACTACTTTGGAAAGAAGAGAGGATGAAGTGTACAGAAAAGTTAGAGAAG ttTTGCAACTTTGGAATGCGACAGCTTCTCACCAAATGACTGAGCAATATAGTAACGGCGTCAAGCTCATCGCTGCGCCACTTCGCCAGAAAATATTGAAAAAAACGGGGTTGAGCTTCGAAGACTACACAGTTCATATTGTCAATAAAATCTCGGAGCTTTACGAAGAAATTGACACTTCAGATACGAGATACGCAAATGCAAGTGTTATTGTGAGCGGCCTGGATGTTATTAGAAAC AAATTGTTGCTGCTGCCGACGCAGACTCTAGAGCAGGCAAAGAAAGCAGCAGATGAGACTCTGGCTGAGTTCCACGTCATGGCAGAGACAAAAGTGTATTGTCAAAGCTATAACTAA